The following coding sequences lie in one Helicoverpa zea isolate HzStark_Cry1AcR chromosome 2, ilHelZeax1.1, whole genome shotgun sequence genomic window:
- the LOC124641435 gene encoding peptidyl-prolyl cis-trans isomerase-like 3 encodes MSVTLHTDVGDIKIELYCEQCPKACENFLALCASDYYNGCLFHRNIKGFIVQTGDPTGTGKGGTSIWGRKFEDEFKEELKHNQRGMVSMANNGPNSNGSQFFFTYGEQPHLDLKYTLFGKIIDGFEALDDLEKMAVNPKTYRPLTEAKITSVTIHANPLAG; translated from the exons ATGTCTGTCACATTGCATACTGATGTAGGAGATATAAAGATTGAATTATATTGTGAACAGTGTCCGAAGGCCTGTGAGAATTTCCTAGCATTATGTGCTAGTGATTATTATAACGGATGCTTGTTTCATCGAAATATTAAG GGTTTCATAGTCCAGACAGGAGACCCAACAGGTACAGGAAAAGGTGGAACCTCAATTTGGGGACGAAAGTTTGAAGACGAATTCAAAGAAGAGTTGAAG catAATCAAAGAGGTATGGTGAGCATGGCCAACAATGGTCCCAATTCAAATGGCAGTCAATTCTTCTTCACGTATGGAGAACAACCACATTTAGATTTGAAATATACTTTATTCGGGAA aATAATTGATGGATTTGAAGCACTTGATGATTTAGAAAAAATGGCTGTCAACCCAAAAACATACAGGCCACTCACAGAAGCAAAGATAACTTCAGTAACTATTCATGCAAATCCCTTAGCTGGATAG
- the LOC124641523 gene encoding myotubularin-related protein 2 has translation MDKHNSSELLNSDFSLSKNASSDSLDSDSKSSSLNSKHGQDSPHVLGDIHLLDGEKVMSVARDVTYLCPYSGPSRGVLKVTNYQLHFRPTDTAALQSTLSVPLGVVSRIEKVGGASSKGENSYGIEIFCKDMRNLRFAHKQENHSRRGIFEKLQQLAFPLSHRLPLFAFSYSESFPEDGWHVYEPIAELRRMGVNNDMWRISRINDKYEVCDSYPSVWAVPAAANDDLLRAVATFRSRGRIPVLAWIHPSSQATITRCSQPLVGVSGKRSREDERYIQLIMDANAQAHKLFIMDARPTANAVANKAKGGGYESEDAYQNADLVFLDIHNIHVMRESLRKLKELCFPQIDQTRWFSGIEASCWLKHIKCILAGAVRIVDKVENHKTSVLVHCSDGWDRTAQLTALAMLMLDPYYRTLRGFEVLIEKEWLAFGHKFQLRIGHGDERHSDADRSPVFVQWVDCVWQLQQQFPTAFEFTERLLITVVDHLYSCRFGTFLFNTERERAKEEVKTKTVSLWSYINSRQDLYLNPLYWGPSSFGASSPPSPYSRPQVVLVPVASLRVIKLWKALYCRWNPTMRQQDPIYQRTRELVALRAQLEAAAAAAAGDHAARQHRLGLTPPRVASPHHV, from the exons ATGGATAAGCATAACAGTTCTGAACTGTTGAATTCAGACTTTTCGTTATCGAAGAATGCCAGTTCCGACTCATTGGACTCGGACTCAAAATCGAGTTCATTGAATTCTAAACACGGACAAGACTCC CCTCATGTACTGGGAGATATCCATCTATTGGATGGTGAGAAAGTGATGAGTGTGGCTAGAGATGTGACCTACCTATGTCCATACAGTGGTCCCTCCCGGGGAGTACTGAAAGTGACCAACTACCAGCTGCATTTCAGACCAACAGATACAGCGGCATTACAGAGTACTCTCAGTGTGCCTCTTGGTGTT GTATCTCGCATTGAGAAGGTTGGTGGGGCATCATCAAAAGGAGAAAACTCATATGGCATTGAAATCTTTTGCAAG GATATGAGGAATTTACGATTTGCCCACAAACAAGAGAATCATTCAAGGCGTGGGATATTTGAGAAGTTGCAACAATTGGCATTTCCGCTATCACATAGACTTCCTTTATTTGCATTTAGTTACTCAGAGAGCTTTCCAGAAGATGGGTGGCATGTGTATGAACCTATTGCTGAGCTGAGGCGTATG GGTGTCAACAATGACATGTGGCGCATATCACGGATAAACGACAAATATGAAGTGTGTGACAGCTACCCATCAGTGTGGGCAGTGCCAGCCGCAGCCAACGATGACCTACTGCGTGCTGTGGCCACGTTCAGATCTAGAGGGAGGATACCGGTCCTAGCCTGGATACATCCTAGCTCACAGGCCACTATTACAAGATGTAGCCAGCCTCTAGTTGGG GTAAGTGGCAAACGCAGCCGCGAAGACGAGCGCTATATCCAGCTGATAATGGACGCTAATGCTCAGGCACATAAGCTGTTCATTATGGACGCGCGACCCACTGCTAATGCCGTCGCTAACAAGGCTAAGGGAGGAGG GTATGAATCAGAGGACGCGTATCAGAACGCCGACCTTGTATTCTTAGATATACACAATATCCACGTGATGAGAGAGAGTCTTCGAAAGCTGAAGGAACTTTGTTTCCCACAAATAGATCAGACTAG atGGTTCAGCGGCATTGAAGCTAGCTGCTGGCTGAAGCACATCAAATGTATATTGGCTGGAGCTGTTcgtatagtcgataag GTGGAAAATCACAAGACTTCAGTACTGGTCCACTGTTCAGACGGATGGGACCGCACGGCTCAGCTAACTGCCTTGGCGATGTTAATGCTGGACCCATACTATAGAACGTTGAGAGGATTCGAAGTGCTCATCGAAAAGGAGTGGCTGGCTTTCGGACATAAGTTCCAGTTG CGCATCGGCCACGGCGACGAGCGTCACTCAGACGCCGATCGGTCCCCAGTATTCGTGCAATGGGTGGACTGTGTCTGGCAGCTGCAGCAGCAGTTCCCAACCGCCTTCGAGTTCACAGAGAGACTGCTCATCACTGTGGTAGACCATCTGTATTCATGCAGATTTGGAACTTTCCTGTTTAATACTGAGAGGGAACGGGCGAAGGAAG AAGTGAAAACCAAAACAGTATCTCTATGGTCGTACATCAACAGTCGTCAGGACTTGTACCTGAACCCCTTATATTGGGGACCGTCCTCATTCGGGGCCAGTTCGCCCCCCTCCCCCTACTCGCGGCCGCAAGTTGTATTGGTACCCGTGGCGTCACTGAGAGTCATAAAGCTGTGGAAGGCGCTGTATTGTCGGTGGAACCCTACCATGAGGCAGCAG GATCCGATCTACCAACGCACACGTGAACTAGTAGCGTTACGAGCACAACTAGAAGCTGCCGCAGCAGCCGCGGCCGGCGACCACGCGGCCCGCCAACACCGCCTCGGTCTCACCCCGCCCCGGGTCGCCAGCCCACACCACGTATGA
- the LOC124643796 gene encoding sarcosine dehydrogenase, mitochondrial, translating into MFKVLNNGPIRIKAANYLKHDRREKGFVTTKREVVSSADVVIIGGGIAGCNTLYQLTKRGVNAVLLERAKLTSGTTWHTAGLVWSLRPCDLEVKLLRDSRKVYSSLDVESGHHAGWVNNGGMFISRSKVRTQEYMRLHTLGKAMGIPSQVLDPQEAQKKFPLLDPSVFEMALFAPEDGTIDPSMVCNALIKVATKHGGKVYEQCPVLDIHYQHNPLGNKEVTAVHTDRGVIKTKCVVNCGGAWGPRIARFASVPNLPLVPFKHAYVVCDATPEVRGCPNIRDHDVDLYIKVQGESCQVGGYENNPHMLNQIPDHLQFHLYELDWDVFGIHMASASTLCPKLRTTGIKSTVCGPESFTPDHKPLLGEDPHVFGLYHNCGYNSAGMMFSAGCAIQMAEWIVTGRPHYNMFTFDIRRFTPGQISRPHWMRETSHEAYVRNYNIVFPNDEHLAGRDASHDAIHQELVEDGAVMQARAGWERPAFFLPGEKIRVQQYDWGGAHKDYPRNLDQRYEEILKGDHTFGFSKHHDIIGQEALSCRYAAALFNMSYYGKFYLTGPDAQRTAELAFTAELAHKIDNRVVYSLMLNDKGGVEADVTVNILDGGTGQWHEPIFKGRGYYIVTSGFSANHTLAHLRRIVQTHKLRATITDVSKQLAILSIQGPDSQRILQRYTDAGLSNDAFPVNTHRSIHVTTGLNTPEEKKFRCRALRVTWSGELGWELHVPSAHAIPVYRTLSRAKGLKNAGWRALTSLSAEKGYHLWNADLRSDDNPIEAGLGFTCRKDGNFIGNEHVTRAKTNGVTKKYAFFTLYDKVALFGQEAIFRNGVPVGYLRRGDYAFFLDKPIGVGYVTNKGLPVTRAFLKDGKYEIEVMGKKHKAKLHIRSPFDPNGQRLLGHYGARGMDENTHEPHAGQNERAGGSE; encoded by the exons ATGTTCAAAGTATTAAACAATGGACCAATCAGAATCAAAGCggcaaattatttaaaacatgatAGAAGAGAAAAAGGGTTTGTCACTACAAAAAGAGAGGTGGTGTCTTCAGCTGATGTTGTTATTATTG GTGGAGGTATAGCGGGGTGCAACACACTTTACCAACTTACTAAGAGAGGGGTGAATGCTGTTCTCTTGGAGAGAGCCAAGTTGACTAGTGGCACGACATGGCATACGGCTG GATTGGTATGGTCTCTAAGACCATGCGATTTAGAAGTGAAATTATTGAGGGATTCTAGAAAGGTATACAGTTCCTTGGATGTGGAGTCTGGTCACCATGCAGGGTGGGTCAACAACGGTGGTATGTTCATATCGCGGAGCAAG GTCCGAACACAAGAATACATGAGGCTACATACGTTAGGTAAAGCCATGGGTATTCCAAGCCAAGTTCTGGACCCACAAGAAGCACAAAAGAAGTTCCCATTGCTTGACCCGTCAGTATTTGAAATGGCTTTGTTTGCTCCCGAAGATGGCACCATAGACCCCTCTATGGTTTGCAATGCTCTTATCAAAGTCGCTACTAAACATGGAGGAAAA GTGTACGAACAATGTCCAGTACTGGACATACATTACCAACACAATCCTCTCGGCAACAAGGAAGTGACAGCAGTGCATACTGATAGAGGAGTTATCAAGACGAAGTGCGTTGTTAACTGTGGAG GAGCGTGGGGTCCCCGCATAGCCAGATTTGCAAGCGTGCCAAATCTGCCACTGGTACCATTCAAGCACGCATACGTAGTATGTGACGCGACGCCCGAAGTTCGAGGCTGCCCCAACATCCGCGACCATGACGTGGACTTGTATATCAAGGTGCAGGGAGAGTCCTGCCAAGTTGGAGGCTATGAGAACAACCCCCATATGCTGAATCAG ATACCAGACCACCTTCAGTTCCACCTATACGAGCTAGATTGGGACGTATTCGGTATCCACATGGCTAGTGCCTCGACATTATGTCCTAAGTTACGTACGACCGGAATCAAGAGTACTGTGTGCGGTCCTGAATCCTTCACTCCTGATCATAAGCCTTTGCTTGGAGAAGATCCTCATGTGTTCG GTTTATACCACAACTGCGGCTACAACTCAGCTGGTATGATGTTTTCCGCTGGATGTGCTATACAAATGGCCGAATGGATCGTCACTGGAAG GCCTCACTACAACATGTTCACATTCGACATCCGTCGCTTCACCCCCGGACAAATTTCTCGGCCACATTGGATGCGCGAAACCAGTCACGAAGCTTATGTGCGAAACTACAACATAGTGTTCCCGAACGATGAACATTTGGCGGGAAGGGATGCCAGCCATGACGCCATACACCAAGAATTAGTAGAAGATGGTGCTGTGATGCAGGCCAGGGCTGGTTGGGAAAGACCCGCGTTCTTTTTGCCGGGAGAAAAG aTCAGAGTACAGCAGTATGACTGGGGTGGCGCTCACAAAGATTATCCGAGGAACTTGGATCAACGCTACGAGGAAATTCTTAAAGGAGACCACACGTTTGGCTTCTCTAAACACCACGATATT ATCGGGCAAGAAGCTCTGAGCTGTCGCTACGCAGCCGCTCTATTCAACATGTCGTATTACGGCAAGTTCTACTTGACCGGGCCGGATGCACAACGCACTGCCGAGCTGGCATTCACTGCTGAGCTCGCACATAAAATCGATAATAG AGTGGTGTACTCACTGATGTTGAACGACAAAGGCGGAGTGGAAGCAGATGTGACGGTGAACATCCTCGATGGTGGAACCGGACAGTGGCACGAACCAATCTTTAAG GGTCGCGGCTACTACATAGTGACGAGCGGGTTCAGCGCGAATCACACTCTTGCGCATCTCCGACGCATAGTACAAACGCACAAACTTAGAGCCACTATTACTGACGTCAGTAAACAGCTGGCAATTCTTAGTATACAAGGACCTGACAG CCAACGTATCCTCCAACGCTACACAGACGCAGGTCTTTCAAACGACGCGTTCCCCGTAAACACGCACCGTAGCATCCACGTGACAACAGGCTTGAACACTCCCGAAGAAAAAAAATTCAGATGTCGGGCGCTCCGGGTGACCTGGTCCGGGGAACTGGGCTGGGAACTCCATGTACCGTCCGCCCATGCTATACCTGTGTACAGGACTCTGAGCCGCGCTAAGGGACTGAAGAATGCTGGTTGGAGAGCTTTGACTTCGTTGAGTGCTGAAAAAG GTTATCACTTATGGAACGCTGATTTGAGATCCGATGATAACCCCATTGAAGCTGGCTTGGGTTTCACATGCAGAAAAGACGGCAATTTCATTGGCAATGAACACGTTACTAGAGCGAAAACGAATGGAGTCACCAAGAAATATGCGTTTTTCACACTCTATGACAAG GTTGCTCTCTTTGGCCAAGAAGCCATATTCAGAAATGGAGTACCGGTAGGCTACCTTAGGAGAGGAGACTACGCGTTCTTCCTAGACAAACCAATTGGCGTCGGCTATGTAACCAATAAAGGCTTGCCAGTGACCAGAGCCTTCTTGAAAGATGGCAAGTATGAGATCGAAGTTATGGGGAAAAAGCACAAAGCGAAGCTACACATTAGATCTCCATTCGACCCTAATGGACAAAGGTTGCTGGGCCATTATGGAGCTCGAGGCATGGATGAGAACACTCATGAGCCCCATGCTGGACAAAACGAAAGGGCCGGCGGCAGTGAATGA
- the LOC124641052 gene encoding dynein regulatory complex subunit 5, whose amino-acid sequence MYKSDCTQLLTEEEILLFETMKFPESVKLTTYLAYKHTETIEPGRKIKSEIFDWDSNIPKSLVSLCIEKLSENWLGYPRLEQLIAKDRELFLQILDTDVPLQLLVDNIKSDIFWKRCYRSKFTDSPLIADDKKWINVFMERHFAEMLENMNPRQYDPEKVTTLVKLCGPYIQKLSIRSLIPTDIPVQRMASPELAHLVTSQRQNGNKQQAKDSEAISRDHISLHAALGSLTNLVELHITYQLRSIGVEYRTDQFQFTNNDAKNLARGLEKCAQLKILRITRSDMNCQRTKYILRGLSDNLKLDTLDFSHCKIGDDGASSIGKFIARRDALRTLILADNVFGPTGVEGISHALNHTACGVRTLDLRLNTKLGSEGIAHVAVSIARGCNLTSLNISGCGITPGPLLKPPAGVWSTTSAENPPTCGDLLARSIGLVKTPLRSLDISVNDIGSPSDSVLSNAICLSYIVDLNLKRSGMGSMAKAVAESAAAVQRLRREAERGIRFRRSAGKLVQASRVAKGMNIDTDPLLLAQQLSARPSIVSVASEEGMHSIQTQPLPSDFGFIPSLKSPLPSSRDSSVTGPPTSRRSSHHAILEPVREVRRTALVRRGSDGSLLQPRSANSQRHIKIFVS is encoded by the exons ATGTACAAGAGTGACTGCACACAATTATTAACCGAAgaagaaatacttttatttgaaactatGAAGTTTCCAGAAAGTGTGAAATTAACTACATATCTAGCTTATAAGCACACTGAAACTATAGAGCCTGGTAGAAAAATTAAATCAGAAATTTTTGATTGGGATTCTAATATTCCAAAATCTCTAGTTTCTTTATGTATTGAGAAGTTGTCCGAAAACTGGTTGG GCTATCCAAGGCTGGAACAACTGATTGCTAAAGATCGTGAATTATTTCTGCAAATCTTGGATACTGATGTACCACTTCAGCTTTTAGTGGACAATATTAAAAGCGATATATTTTGGAAAAGGTGTTACCGCTCCAAATTCACAGATTCACCTCTAATAGCAGATGATAAAAAATGGATTAATGTTTTCATGGAGCGGCATTTCGCTGAAATGTTAGAGAATATGAATCCAAGGCAGTATGATCCTGAAAAG GTGACCACACTAGTAAAACTTTGTGGACCGTATATTCAAAAATTATCAATTCGAAGTTTAATTCCGACTGATATACCAGTACAAAGGATGGCTTCACCAGAGTTGGCTCATTTAGTTACAAGTCAGCGGCAAAATGGAAACAAACAACAGGCGAAAGACAGTGAAGCAATATCTAGAG ATCATATATCTCTCCATGCTGCACTAGGCAGTTTGACTAACTTAGTCGAATTGCACATAACGTATCAATTGCGCTCAATTGGAGTTGAATATCGTACGGATCAATTTCAATTTACAAATAATGACGCAAAAAATTTAGCCCGTGGCTTAGAAAAATGTGCGCAGCTTAAGATATTAAG AATAACAAGAAGTGATATGAATTGCCAAAGGACTAAATACATACTTCGGGGGCTTTCTGATAACTTAAAATTAGATACACTAGATTTCAGCCATTGCAAAATAGGAGATGATGGTGCTTCGTCAATAGGAAAATTTATTGCCAGGCGTGACGCCTTACGAACTCTCATTTTGGCAGATAATGTGTTCG gtcCAACAGGTGTTGAAGGTATTTCACACGCTCTTAATCATACTGCATGTGGGGTTCGTACACTTGACTTGAGACTTAACACCAAACTTGGATCTGAAGGAATTGCACACGTAGCAGTATCCATTGCAAGAGGATGCAATCTAACTAG TTTAAACATATCAGGTTGTGGAATTACGCCTGGTCCTTTACTGAAGCCACCAGCAGGAGTTTGGTCTACTACGAGTGCAGAAAATCCTCCGACATGTGGTGATTTACTGGCCCGATCAATTGGTTTAGTGAAAACTCCATTACGTTCACTTGATATAAGTGTAAATGACATCGGTTCT cccAGCGATAGTGTACTTTCGAATGCTATATGCTTAAGTTACATAGTAGACTTAAATTTGAAAAGATCTGGAATGGGCTCGATGGCTAAAGCTGTAGCAGAGTCTGCTGCTGCGGTCCAAAGACTAAGAAGAGAAGCTGAAAGAGGAATTCGATTCAGAAGAAGTGCTGGAAAACTCGTGCAAGCCAGTAGAGTGGCTAAAGGAATGAATATTG ACACGGACCCGTTACTGTTGGCTCAACAGCTGTCGGCTCGACCTTCGATCGTCTCTGTTGCATCAGAAGAAGGAATGCACAGCATACAAACGCAGCCTTTGCCTTCTGATTTTGGATTTATACCGTCATTAAAA AGCCCTTTGCCGTCATCGAGAGACTCATCCGTCACAGGTCCACCTACTTCGCGAAGATCCAGTCATCATGCTATATTGGAACCAGTCAGA GAAGTACGGCGCACAGCACTTGTTCGGCGTGGGTCTGATGGGTCGTTGCTGCAACCCCGGAGCGCAAACTCGCAAAgacacattaaaatatttgtttcttaa